Proteins found in one Serratia plymuthica genomic segment:
- the hisIE gene encoding bifunctional phosphoribosyl-AMP cyclohydrolase/phosphoribosyl-ATP diphosphatase HisIE, protein MLTEQQRNQLDWEKTGSLLPVIVQHAVSGEVLMLGYMNQEALAATEQSGKVTFFSRTKQRLWTKGESSGHFLNVVSITPDCDNDTLLILANPIGPTCHLGNSSCFHPAASDWGFLYQLEQLLAERKTASPDSSYTASLYASGTKRIAQKVGEEGVETALAATVNDREELTNEASDLIYHLLVLLQDQDLDLSKVIGRLRERHQK, encoded by the coding sequence GTGTTAACAGAACAACAAAGAAACCAACTGGACTGGGAAAAAACCGGGAGCCTGCTGCCGGTTATCGTCCAGCACGCCGTGTCCGGCGAAGTGCTGATGCTCGGCTATATGAACCAGGAAGCGCTGGCCGCTACCGAACAAAGCGGCAAGGTCACCTTTTTCTCTCGCACCAAGCAGCGGCTGTGGACCAAGGGCGAAAGCTCCGGCCATTTCCTGAACGTGGTCAGCATCACTCCCGATTGCGACAACGATACGCTGTTGATTTTGGCCAACCCGATTGGCCCAACCTGCCACCTGGGCAACAGCAGCTGCTTCCACCCGGCCGCCAGCGATTGGGGTTTTCTGTATCAACTGGAGCAGCTGTTGGCGGAACGCAAGACCGCCAGCCCGGACAGCTCTTACACCGCCAGCCTGTACGCCAGCGGCACCAAGCGCATTGCACAGAAGGTGGGCGAGGAAGGCGTGGAAACCGCGCTGGCCGCAACCGTGAACGATCGCGAAGAGTTGACCAACGAGGCTTCCGATCTGATTTATCACCTGCTGGTGCTGCTGCAGGATCAGGACCTGGACTTGAGCAAGGTGATTGGCCGGCTGCGCGAGCGGCACCAGAAATAA